The Natrinema pellirubrum DSM 15624 region TCGTAGTCCGGCCCGTCGTCGCGCCGACGCGTCGTGATGCCGTCCTCGAGTGTGACTGCGAGATCCTGTTCCGGATCGAACGAGACGTCCTCGAGTCTGAACGCCATGACGAACGATTCCTGCTCGAAGTGAAGGGCGGTGACGCGACGGGTAACGGACATCCCGTCGGCGAACACGTCCTCGAGCAGGGTTCCTCTGGCGAGGTCGAACGGACCGACGAGTTCCATCGCACCGACCTCGCGGAGCCGGGAGTCGTCGATTGCCGACAGCGACATCGACTCGTCGACCGCATCGCCGGGGACGGTGGCGAACAGCGACGAAAGCGGGCCGTCGTCGGTGGAATCGGCGGGTGGTTCGTCGTCTTCGCTACCGGTGTCAGAGAGACAGCCGGCCGCCGATACGACCAGTGTAGTACCGATTCCGAGGAGGGCTCTGCGGGAGTGGGGACACATGTCACTGCCCGATACATCAACGCCACAAAAGTATGTTACTAAACATATATCGGTCGGGAACGGTTCCAGTCCGGTTGATGACTGGAGCCACGATCGGCCGGTCGGCCGACGCGGCGCGATCTCAGAACGGGAACAGCGAGTCGGCCTCGAGATCCCGCTCGATGAGTTCGATCTCGTGGCCGTCCTGGTCTTTCGTGAACGCGTACATGTCGTCGCAGCTCTCGGGATCGCGGTAATCTGTTGCCTCCCGGGTCATGAGCTGGTCCCAGTCGTCGTGAAGGTCGTCGAGGCGGACACAGAGGTGGCCCCAGGCGTCGCCCATGTCGTACGTGCGGCCGTCGTAGTTGTAGGTGAGTTCGACGGACATCGCCTCGTCGGCGGCGTTTTCGGGCTCGACGAAGTAGTTCGCGAAGGTGTCGGCCTCCCAGCGGCCGACCTCGTCGTAGCCGAACTTCCGGGTCCAGAAGCCAAGCGCCTCATCGGCGTCCTCGACGCGGATCATGGTGTGGTCGAGCGACCACAGCGCGCCGGTCTCGCGCTGGACGATCTCGATCTCATGACCGTCGGGGTCTTTCACGAACGCGTAGCGCCCGCCACAGGACTCGGGGTCCCGATAGTCCGCGACGCCCTCGTCCATGAGCTGCTGGTAGTAGTCCTCGAGTTCACCCTCGGGAACGCGGACCGCGATGTGCCCCCAGGCGTCGCCCACGTCGGGCTCCTCGCCCTCGTTGTGAGTGATCTCGAGCATCGCGCCGTCCTCGTGCATGTCTTCGGGCCCGAGGTAGACGATGGTGAAGCCGTCGCCCTCGTAGCGGTCTTTCTCCTCATAGTCGAGGTGAGACTGGTACCAGTCGAGAGACGCCTCCAGATCGGCGACGCGAATCATCGTGTGATCGAGCGTTCCGTCCATACGCGAAGACAGGCCAGCAGACGGCAAAAACGTGGCGGAGGCGGCGGGCTACTCGTCTCCACCCGTCGAGTCCGCGTCGATTTCTCCCTCTGGCTCGGGCCCGGAGACGACCGGCTCCGTCGCGACCGGCTCGAGCCCCTTCCGGCCGGCGTCGAGTTCCGAGAGGCCGATGACGAGACCGACGAGGGCGACGACGCCGAGCGGGAGGAAGACGATCGGCGGGACGCCGAGATAGCCGTTGAGCAGGTAGCAGCCGACGACCACGAGGAAGACGGTCAGGGCGTAGGGTAGTTGCGTGCGAACGTGATCGATCAGGTCCGCACCGCTAAACGTCGCCGAGAGGACCGTGGTGTCTGAGATCGGCGAGGCGTGATCACCGAAGATCGCACCGGAGAAGACGGCACCGACGGCGACCGGCACGAGTTCGAACCCGCTTCCGAACTCGTAGGCGACCCGGACCGCGATCGGGGTGACGAGTCCCATCGTCGCCCACGACGACCCCATGGTAAACGCGACGAACGCGGCGACGAAGAGGATGAGGACGGGGAGCAACGCTTCCGAGAGGTACGGTTCGGCGGCGGTCGCCACGTACTCTCCCGTCCCGAGCGTCTCCGCGACGCTGCTGATCGTCCACGCGAGGACGAGGATGGTCACCGCCGTCAGCATGATTCCGAACCCGTCGATGACGGTCTCGACGCCCTCGCCGATGTCGAACAGGCCGTAGGCGAGGCCGATCGCGATCGCGGTCACGACCATGGCGAAGGAACCCCATATCAGCGCCGTCGCGAAGCTGCCCGCCCCGACGACGTCGATCAGTACCTGCGTGAATCCCGCGTCGTTGACGGCTGCACCGAACGCAGTCGGCGCTCCCGCCTCGGCTTGACTCGACTGCCAGGACTGATATCCCGTCCAGAACGCGCCCGCGAGCGTGACCGCGACCAGGACGACGACGGGCGCGAAGAAGGTCCGCAACATCGGCCGCTCGTCGATCGGCTCGCCGAGGTCTTCCTCGACCTTCTGGAGCGGTTGTGCGTCCTCGCGGTTGACGGCTCCCGTCGTCCGGGCGCGGTGTTCGGCGTCGAGCATCTCGCCGTAGTCCCGGCCGGTGTAAACGACGATCCCGACCATGACGATCGCCAACAGTGCGTAGGTGTTGTACGGAATCGAGCGTACGAAGGTCGCGAACGCCGTCGGGGCCTCACCCGCGACACCCATCTCCTCGTAGGCACTGCCGATCAGCGACAACTGGAACGCGACCCAGCTCGAGATGCCAAGCGTTGCGACGGGCGCGGCCGTCGAGTCGACGATGTAGGCGAGCTTTTCGCGGGAGATCCGCAACTGATCGGAGATTTCCCGCATGGTACTGCCGACGATGGCGGTGTTGGCGTAGTCGTCGAAGAACATGGCGATGCCAAGCCCCCACGTGGTCAGTCCGACGGTCTGTTGGGTCTCGAGGCGGTTCGTGGCCCAGTTTCGGACGGCGATCGCGCCACCGAGTCGCCAGATGAGAGCGACGCCGGAGCCCAGCAGCAGCGTGAAGACCAGAATCTGGACGTGGAAGCCGTCGTCGACGATGATCGCGGCCACGATCCAGTCGAAGGTCTGTGCGATGCCGTGGCCGCCGGTATGGATGATCGCACCCGACCAGATTCCCAGAAACAACGCCAGCATCGGTCGGCGGGTCGCGATCGCAAGGGCGATCGCCAGTAGCGGCGGGACGAGCGAGAGTATCCCCGAATCGATCAACTGTGAGAGCCACTCTATAGCAACCATATCTACCTACTAGTGGGGCTGCCGGATATTTTTGAGCGTTCCGTTTCGAACCCGTTCAGGTCAGAAACCCGAGACCATCCGAAACTCACTGAGGCGGGCTAGTAAACGGCAGTATAGCCGACGATAGTACGCACTGAAACGATTCACACACGAATCGAAACGCAGTCGTGCGATTCGGAAGCGACGTACTGATAGTCTCCGGCAGGGTGTCGTCCGCTCGGCCGAACCCGTCTACGCGCTACCGTCGCAGAATCAGTTTCAGTACGTCCTCGTCCTCGAGGACGTGGTCCGTCCCGACCTGCTGTTGGTCGTGGGCCGCGCTGGGACCGGTCACCCGCGCAAAGCGGAACCGCTCTTCCATTTCGCCGCCGAGTTTCGCGACGGCCTCGCCGACGGTCGCGCCCTCCTCGACGACCAGCGGCTCCTCCCAGTCGATCCCGCGGCCGGGTTTGTCCATATAAACCCGAATGAGCCCGAGGTTCTCCCAGAGGCGGTCCTTGAGCGCCTCGAGGCCTTTCTCCTCTTCGGCGCTGATGAAGGTTACCTCCTCGGGGTCGAGGCCGCGCTCGCGCAACTGCTCGTCGACGGTTTCCTTGTAGTCGGGGTCGATGAGGTCGACCTTGTTGACGCAGGTGATCGAGGGGATGTACTCGCGATTTTCCATCAGGCCGTCGACCAGCCGGTCGATGGTGACGTTCTCTTGCAGGTTGACGTCGGCGTTGACGTAGCCGTGTTCGCGGAGGACGTGTTTGATCGTCTCCTCGTCTAGGTCCTGGTCGGTACTCGAGGTGATCTTGATGCCGTCTTTGATCTTCGGACGGACCGTGACCCGCGGGGGCTGCTGGTCGACGCGGATGTTGATGTCGTGGAGTTCCTTCTGGAGGCGGTCGTACTGTTCGATCTCGAACACCGAGAGCATGAAGACGATCAGGTCGGCGTTGCGCACGACCGCGAGTACCTGCTGGCCGTCGCCCTTGCCCGCGGCCGCGCCCTCGATCAGTCCGGGCACGTCCAGCATCTGGATGTTCGCGCCGCGGTGGCTGAGCATCCCGGGGTTGACGTCCAGCGTCGTGAACTCGTAGGAGCCGGTCTCGCTCTCGGCGTTGGTCATCGAGTTCAGCAGCGAGGACTTGCCGACGCTCGGGAAGCCGACCAGCGCGACGGTCGCGTCGCCGTGTTTCTCGACGGAGTAGCCGCCGCCACCGCCGCTGCCGGACTGCTGGTTCTCGAGTTTCTCCTTTTTCTCGGCGAGCTTGGACTTCAACCGGCCGATGTGGGCCTCCGTGGACTTGTTGTAGGGCGTGTTGGCGATTTCTTCTTCGATCTCCTCGATCTCGTCCTCGAGCCCCATTTGGTCGTACACAGCCGGTCGGGCCGAAAAACCCTTTCGAGACTCCGCGTTCGACTCCCGCCCGAAACGAGCCGGAAACCCGGACGTTCGTTTCCTCGCGCCGGTTCGTTCCCGAGAGCTTCGATTAGCTATACCGTTCCCCGAGCGGTATGTCAGCGTATGCACAGGCGGGAGTACGTCACGGCGGTGGGAACCGTGGGAGCGCTCGCGACGCTCGGGACCGGGCGGGCACAGCGGGCACTCGAGCGGGGGTGTCCAGTCGACGACGCAACGAGCGTCCGGCCCGGCGAAGACGTCGTGTTCGAAGCGGCGGCAACGCCGGGCGACGATCCGGCGACGGCCGAGTGGACGGTCGAGGGGCCGGGAGCGGCCGACCTCGCGGGAGCGGCCCCCTTCTGGAGTTACACGTATCGGACGGGGCATCCGGCGGCTCACGGCCGATTCGAGGAGCCCGGCGTCTACGAGGTGTCGGTGACCGTCGACGGGGCGAGCCTCGCGTGGCAGGTTACCGTCACCGACGACGCACCGTCGGCACCGACCGTCGAACTGACCTGCGAACCGGGACCCGACACGACCATTACGCCGAACGAGTCGATCGAGGTCACCGCGACGGCCGCCGACGACCACGGCGTTCTCCACTGGCTCGTCTGGCAGGAAGGGCGCAACGCAACCTATCTCGAGCGGGCCGATCTGTCGGGGTCGACGGCGACGGCCACCTACGCTACGACCGGGGGCGATGCGATCTGGTTCATCGGCGGCTATCCGATGGCCGCGTGGGCCATCTGTCGCGACGGCCGGACGCGGGCAGCCCAGACCGACGGCCCGTCGGTCGAGGCGCTGCGTGATGTCTCGATCACCGGGACGAACACGCCGGTTCACGCCGGCGAGGACCTCGTCGTGGACGCCGAGGTCGCGGTCGAGGGGCACTCGACCTATCACGGGTTCGTCGAGGCGACCGTCGATCTGATCGTCGGTCACGATCCGACCCACGTCGACAGCGAGACCGTCGAGGTGTTCGCGGGCGAGTCCGAGCCCGTTTCCCTCGAGTTCACCACTGCGACGGTCCGCAACACCCAGACGTTCCCGGCCCGCGTCGAGACGCGCCACGCCGCCGCGGAGACCGACGTCACCGTCATCGGGACCGATGACGCGGCCGAACACGGCCACCTCGCGGTGACCGGCCTCGAGACGAACGCGCCGGTGACCGGCGGCGAGTTCCTCGAGGTGACGGCCACGCTCGCGAACACGGGCGAGGGGCCGGCGAGTCGCGAGGTCGAACTCGTGGTGGGACACGATCCGACGACCGTCGATAGCCGATCGGTCGCCGTCGGGGCTGGTGAGACGACGACGGTCACGATGGGCTACGACACCTACCCCGTCGCGAACGACGACGAGTTCCCCGTCCGCGTGCGGACGGGCGACGACAGCGCTTCGCAGTCGGTCCTCGTCTACGGGCGCGACGGGGGCGACGGCGGCGACGCGGCGCAGTTCGCCGTGTCGATTACCGGAACGAACGCGCCGGTCACGGGCGGCGAGTTCCTCGCGGTGACCGCGACCGTCGAAAACGTCGGCGGGGCCGCGGGGTCGGGCGACGTCGAACTCGTGGTCGGCCATTCGCCGGAAGTGGTCGATTCCAGAAGCGTCGGACTCACGCCCGGCTCGATCGCGAGGGTCCGACTGGGGTACGACACATACCCGGTCGCGAACGACGATACGTTCCCGGTGTCGGTGCGATCGCCCCACACGAGCGACACGCGGACGGTAACGGTCTACGGGACTGACTGAGACACGATCGGAACGGAGCGCGATCTCGCCGTCGCGGTATCTGAGCGTCCCGAATCGCCGTCGCCGGCCGGGGTCCGCATCGGCCGATAATCCCCGCTACTACTACCCAGTACAATTACCATTCACAACGAAATTCCGGTACACCTAAACGAACTGCGGGCGATCCTCGAGTATGTCGAACGCGTCGCAGCTGCGTGACAGCACCCAGATCGTGCTTCCCGCGGAGACCCTCGAGTCCCTCGAGCCGCAGCTCGACGAGGCGTTCACCGTCACGATCGCGCCGGCCGGCGAAGAGCGCCGTCGGATCATCGGCAGTCCCGTCGAGATCCGAGACGTCCACGAGTTTCTCACCCGCCGCGGCATCAGCGTCCGCTGATCTCTCTTATCGCTCCGGGTGCGTCGGCGCGTCGAACCCGCCCCGAACCAGCGGTTTCGCGACGTGGCGACGCGCACACGGCGGCACCTCGTACCAGCCGCGCTCGAGGTCCCGCTCGAGGCGTCGAGTCGCCTTCTCGTCCCGGCTCGTCCCGCAGTCCCGGCAGCGGTACCCCTGATTCCGGCCGGCGCTTTTCATCCGCCGGTCGCAGTCGGGGCAGGTCGGCGTCACCCGCTCGGTGCGGACGAGGTCGCGGACCGCCAGCTTCTCGAGTTTGAGCGTCCCGTCCGCCACTTCGCCGCAGGCCGTGATGCGATCGCCGACCCGGAGCGCCCGGACGCGATCGCGGAACCGCTTCGTCGGTTCGAAGGCGGCACAGGTCAGCCGCTCGGTCGCTGCGCTCTCGCCGACCTCGGGCGGCTCGAGGTCGACGAAGACGTGGCCGCCGCGGCGAGTTTCGGGCTCGCTGGCGACCCGGCCCGGGAGCCGGTAGGCCCGCCCGTCCCGCACTTCGGGGATCGAACCGTCCCGGAGGTGGACGTCGGTCCCCTGATTGGTCACGAACAGTTGGCTCGAGGCCGCCGGTTCGGCCGCGATGCGGTCGGCGACCGCCCGGACCGCGTCCGGATCGTCCCCGCGGATCCCGTGCAGGATCGGGCCCGGCGTATGCGGGACGCAGACGGTCTCGTCCTCGCCGCGATCGACGGTGTCCCAGACAGCGGGATAGCCCCAGTCGGCCGCCGCGAAGACGCTGTCGTGATCGACGTCGCGGGGCGTTCCCCAGCGATCCGGCTCGCGGTAGGTGATGTACTCGTAGGTCC contains the following coding sequences:
- a CDS encoding VOC family protein, producing the protein MDGTLDHTMIRVADLEASLDWYQSHLDYEEKDRYEGDGFTIVYLGPEDMHEDGAMLEITHNEGEEPDVGDAWGHIAVRVPEGELEDYYQQLMDEGVADYRDPESCGGRYAFVKDPDGHEIEIVQRETGALWSLDHTMIRVEDADEALGFWTRKFGYDEVGRWEADTFANYFVEPENAADEAMSVELTYNYDGRTYDMGDAWGHLCVRLDDLHDDWDQLMTREATDYRDPESCDDMYAFTKDQDGHEIELIERDLEADSLFPF
- a CDS encoding Na+/H+ antiporter NhaC family protein, which encodes MVAIEWLSQLIDSGILSLVPPLLAIALAIATRRPMLALFLGIWSGAIIHTGGHGIAQTFDWIVAAIIVDDGFHVQILVFTLLLGSGVALIWRLGGAIAVRNWATNRLETQQTVGLTTWGLGIAMFFDDYANTAIVGSTMREISDQLRISREKLAYIVDSTAAPVATLGISSWVAFQLSLIGSAYEEMGVAGEAPTAFATFVRSIPYNTYALLAIVMVGIVVYTGRDYGEMLDAEHRARTTGAVNREDAQPLQKVEEDLGEPIDERPMLRTFFAPVVVLVAVTLAGAFWTGYQSWQSSQAEAGAPTAFGAAVNDAGFTQVLIDVVGAGSFATALIWGSFAMVVTAIAIGLAYGLFDIGEGVETVIDGFGIMLTAVTILVLAWTISSVAETLGTGEYVATAAEPYLSEALLPVLILFVAAFVAFTMGSSWATMGLVTPIAVRVAYEFGSGFELVPVAVGAVFSGAIFGDHASPISDTTVLSATFSGADLIDHVRTQLPYALTVFLVVVGCYLLNGYLGVPPIVFLPLGVVALVGLVIGLSELDAGRKGLEPVATEPVVSGPEPEGEIDADSTGGDE
- a CDS encoding OBG GTPase family GTP-binding protein yields the protein MGLEDEIEEIEEEIANTPYNKSTEAHIGRLKSKLAEKKEKLENQQSGSGGGGGYSVEKHGDATVALVGFPSVGKSSLLNSMTNAESETGSYEFTTLDVNPGMLSHRGANIQMLDVPGLIEGAAAGKGDGQQVLAVVRNADLIVFMLSVFEIEQYDRLQKELHDINIRVDQQPPRVTVRPKIKDGIKITSSTDQDLDEETIKHVLREHGYVNADVNLQENVTIDRLVDGLMENREYIPSITCVNKVDLIDPDYKETVDEQLRERGLDPEEVTFISAEEEKGLEALKDRLWENLGLIRVYMDKPGRGIDWEEPLVVEEGATVGEAVAKLGGEMEERFRFARVTGPSAAHDQQQVGTDHVLEDEDVLKLILRR
- a CDS encoding VNG_1110C family protein; this encodes MSNASQLRDSTQIVLPAETLESLEPQLDEAFTVTIAPAGEERRRIIGSPVEIRDVHEFLTRRGISVR
- a CDS encoding tRNA(Ile)(2)-agmatinylcytidine synthase, which gives rise to MTVVGIDDTDSRERGMCTTYLAATIADRLQRDHGAALARILLVRLNPAVEYKTRGNAALAIHTDCDPDTAAAVARDRLEALSETADERTNPGLVVADHDPGDVADTVSRFSRAAIRDHLAIDDAVALVDDCGYRSWHAGDGRGRIGALAAVGAWAALEEWTYEYITYREPDRWGTPRDVDHDSVFAAADWGYPAVWDTVDRGEDETVCVPHTPGPILHGIRGDDPDAVRAVADRIAAEPAASSQLFVTNQGTDVHLRDGSIPEVRDGRAYRLPGRVASEPETRRGGHVFVDLEPPEVGESAATERLTCAAFEPTKRFRDRVRALRVGDRITACGEVADGTLKLEKLAVRDLVRTERVTPTCPDCDRRMKSAGRNQGYRCRDCGTSRDEKATRRLERDLERGWYEVPPCARRHVAKPLVRGGFDAPTHPER